Proteins co-encoded in one Brassica rapa cultivar Chiifu-401-42 chromosome A02, CAAS_Brap_v3.01, whole genome shotgun sequence genomic window:
- the LOC103852265 gene encoding uncharacterized protein LOC103852265, with translation MSLAMDKALMALSLDEEDVPFTMPDLPEFSSAEENKLSLMGRLLNPDRQKMSTLIMKMPRKWQKEGRVRGIALSQERFQFIFKYEHDLLDILERGVQTFDDWVIVLERWVENPPEDFLQYIPLWVQMRDIPVNFYTSEALTALGDLVGKTVLVAFDPSRPITQDYIRVLVKFNVANPLRTSKVVTSKGKSSVVRFSYEKVQKRCFECQRLNHEKDLCPLIVRKRQEESKVRRERISAELEKKKRVIDEDDILFGVLEEEQVNMNSATGRCKIAKEVLEEMRRYLLADTGENREVKIDKIQRSVKLAEKDPLSQRLALRLESAPLFTSELNKGKGIVFDYLENKKDAEELSVQSNPHKLMAASFQAHSRLSLRSAPQALRLENGEDNIASEGSFCSNFPTVFKAVKVSNFAPCSSGIVKNKAAVRRRPPKSTRQRRIKVLTDQVKAPPENQREGKQLMGSKKRKCSVEEEEIKATNKAVCLKAIPNEGLPHSQ, from the coding sequence ATGTCGCTTGCCATGGATAAAGCCTTAATGGCGTTATCTCTTGATGAGGAGGACGTTCCATTTACGATGCCAGATCTTCCTGAGTTTAGCTCAGCAGAAGAAAACAAACTCAGCTTGATGGGAAGACTTCTGAACCCGGACCGCCAAAAGATGTCTACTCTCATTATGAAGATGCCGAGGAAATGGCAGAAGGAGGGAAGGGTTAGAGGTATAGCGCTATCTCAAGAACGGTTCCAgttcatattcaaatatgaacACGACCTCTTAGACATTTTGGAGAGAGGTGTTCAAACGTTCGATGATTGGGTCATAGTGCTGGAGAGATGGGTAGAAAACCCGCCTGAGGATTTTCTTCAGTATATCCCGCTTTGGGTTCAGATGCGAGATATCCCAGTAAACTTCTACACCTCAGAGGCGCTCACTGCGCTAGGTGATCTGGTGGGGAAGACTGTGTTGGTGGCTTTTGACCCCTCTAGGCCTATTACACAGGATTACATTAGGGTTTTGGTGAAGTTCAACGTTGCTAATCCGCTACGTACATCGAAGGTGGTGACGTCGAAAGGAAAATCTTCGGTGGTGCGTTTTAGCTATGAGAAAGTTCAGAAGCGATGTTTCGAATGTCAGAGACTCAATCACGAAAAGGATCTCTGCCCTTTAATTGTGAGGAAAAGACAGGAAGAGTCTAAAGTCAGAAGGGAGAGGATTTCTGCAGAActagagaaaaagaaaagagttatAGATGAGGATGACATTTTGTTTGGTGTTCTGGAGGAGGAACAAGTAAACATGAACTCTGCTACGGGAAGGTGTAAGATAGCTAAGGAAGTATTGGAGGAAATGAGAAGATATCTCTTGGCGGACACAGGGGAAAATCGTGAGGTTAAGATAGACAAGATTCAACGGTCGGTCAAGCTTGCAGAGAAGGATCCTCTGTCGCAGAGGCTTGCATTGAGATTGGAGTCAGCTCCTTTGTTTACTTCTGAGCTAAACAAAGGCAAAGGAATTGTGTTTGATTACTTGGAGAATAAGAAGGATGCTGAAGAGCTTAGTGTTCAGAGTAATCCCCACAAACTTATGGCGGCTTCGTTTCAAGCTCACTCGAGGCTCTCTCTGCGTTCTGCTCCGCAGGCTCTGAGACTTGAGAATGGAGAGGATAACATTGCGTCAGAAGGTTCCTTTTGTTCTAACTTTCCAACGGTGTTCAAGGCAGTAAAAGTTTCTAACTTTGCTCCTTGTTCTTCCGGGATCGTGAAAAACAAAGCAGCAGTGAGGAGAAGACCGCCTAAATCAACAAGGCAGAGAAGGATCAAGGTCCTTACTGATCAAGTAAAAGCACCGCCTGAAAACCAAAGAGAGGGCAAACAGTTGATGGGTAGTAAGAAGAGGAAGTGTTCAGTGGAGGAAGAGGAGATCAAAGCAACCAACAAGGCGGTATGCCTTAAGGCGATCCCAAATGAGGGATTGCCCCATTCCCAATGA